From Marmota flaviventris isolate mMarFla1 chromosome X, mMarFla1.hap1, whole genome shotgun sequence, the proteins below share one genomic window:
- the LOC114105740 gene encoding diphosphoinositol polyphosphate phosphohydrolase 3-beta produces the protein MKCKPNQTRTYDPEGFKKRAACLCFRSEREDEVLLVSSSRYPDRWIVPGGGMEPEEEPGGAAVREVYEEAGVKGKLGRLLGVFEQNQDRKHRTYVYVLTVTELLEDWEDSISIGRKREWFKIEDAIKVLQCHKPVHAEYLEKLKLGGSPTNGNSVAASASQSDP, from the coding sequence ATGAAGTGCAAGCCGAACCAGACGCGGACCTACGACCCGGAGGGCTTCAAGAAGCGGGCTGCATGCCTGTGCTTCCGCAGCGAGCGCGAGGACGAGGTGCTGCTGGTGAGCAGCAGCCGGTACCCGGACCGCTGGATCGTGCCCGGCGGGGGCATGGAGCCCGAGGAGGAGCCCGGCGGCGCGGCGGTGCGAGAGGTGTACGAAGAGGCGGGAGTCAAGGGGAAGTTGGGCCGGCTCCTGGGCGTTTTCGAACAGAACCAAGATCGCAAGCACAGGACCTACGTGTATGTACTGACTGTCACCGAGCTGCTGGAAGATTGGGAAGATTCCATTAGCATCGGGCGCAAGCGAGAGTGGTTCAAGATCGAAGATGCCATCAAGGTCCTGCAGTGCCACAAGCCCGTGCACGCCGAGTACCTGGAGAAACTGAAGCTGGGCGGCTCCCCGACCAATGGAAACTCCGTGGCCGCGTCCGCGTCGCAGAGCGATCCCTAG